In Candidatus Poribacteria bacterium, the sequence TTGGAACATCTCGCGTCAGGATATCCGCAGGTGCCGTTTCGTGGATAACCGTTTTGCTGCTCTGATCCGGAGTAAGAGATCCCAAAAGTTGTCTAGCAAGATCCTCTTCTGCGGACAATATACGCAGTCCCTTGTCGGGACCATGCCGAACCTCTGCCGGATTGGATCCAAAGAAGAACGGATTCGGCGTAATCAACTCCCTGTTCACAACGGTAAAATGGAGTGAAACATGGTGCCCCTCCGCTCGCCAGCCCCAGGGACCGTGGTTCGTCGGATCTCCAAAAACACTGAAGGCGTAGAGTTCGGGATCTCGGATAAGTTGTGCAACCCCTTCCATCCGTTCCTGCTCACCGAGCGTGGCTTCCAAATCAATAATCGCTGTTGCCTTTTGATAGCCCGTCTGGCTTAATCCGGTGGCAAGCAGACCGAACGCCGCATCCCGTTGCTTCTGGTTCATTTCTTGGAGATATATCCCTTTGCGATTGAACATCTCACGTGGGATGTAGTGCCAGCGTTGACGTTCACCGTCTTCAAACGCGAATTCCGTCTTCCGCCTTAACTCCGGTGTCAAGGTGTCTAAAAAGTTCGCGCAGGCAACTGCCATCCGCTCAGCTGTCTCGGAAGCCGGGATCACTGTAGGTGAAGCGTTATGCGTATGTTCTGTCATGTTGAAACCTCCTTTGAGAGGTGAAAAATTCTCATGGCTTTTCACGCAACCTTGCGCAGACGTCGCCTCGCATGTTCACGCGCGATCCGTATATCAAAATCAATCTCTGACCGGTTAGACATGCCGAGATTGATGCCGTGTGCGATTTCCAGCTCAAATCCCCAGCGAATCCAATCTTCAAGTTCTGACTCAGGGAGGTCTCCTGCTGCGATGACCTTCATAATACTGAGCCCTTTTCCGAGGTCATAAGCTCGCTGGAGGTACCCAAGGTGCCGATCAAACGGACCGCCTTCCAACATTCTGCCCTCCTTGTTCGCTGTTGCCAAGATG encodes:
- a CDS encoding DUF3500 domain-containing protein, with protein sequence MTEHTHNASPTVIPASETAERMAVACANFLDTLTPELRRKTEFAFEDGERQRWHYIPREMFNRKGIYLQEMNQKQRDAAFGLLATGLSQTGYQKATAIIDLEATLGEQERMEGVAQLIRDPELYAFSVFGDPTNHGPWGWRAEGHHVSLHFTVVNRELITPNPFFFGSNPAEVRHGPDKGLRILSAEEDLARQLLGSLTPDQSSKTVIHETAPADILTRDVPKVQLDAAEGLAVESMTTAQREVLVQLIDTYIDRLPEQLAKIEGQKLRDAGINDIHFAWAGPANRGQPHYYRLHGPFFFVEYDNTQNSANHIHTVWRHIEDDFGIDLLRSHYQNGHHHA